Proteins co-encoded in one bacterium genomic window:
- a CDS encoding FAD binding domain-containing protein: MIPASFEYFRPTTLQEAIALLQKHGEDAKILSGGQSLIPMMKLRLASPPVIVDINRIQDLSYVKESDGYLKNRRFNS, translated from the coding sequence ATGATTCCGGCTTCTTTTGAATATTTTCGTCCCACAACACTTCAAGAAGCGATCGCTTTACTCCAAAAGCATGGAGAAGATGCAAAAATTCTTTCGGGAGGTCAGAGCTTAATACCGATGATGAAGTTGCGTCTAGCCTCACCACCTGTGATTGTCGACATTAACCGGATTCAGGATTTGAGTTACGTGAAGGAATCGGATGGTTACCTGAAAAATCGGCGCTTTAACTCGTG